The proteins below are encoded in one region of Pseudoduganella armeniaca:
- a CDS encoding TonB-dependent receptor — protein MTEHPNTPQRHCRLTACAFAAALLAAQAAQAQDSGQASTPAASSAGASNAGRQAGGGDQGSVVMVVGTRKSVASAIDRKIRNATVSDSLVAEDINQFPDKNVGEALSRITGVQLSRSFGEGSQVAIRGVEPDLNRVEINGMSVLGTSGGAGRGAELRELASELIASIDVYKGTTADMTEGGVGGTVVIKTRKPLDFKKPTVATTISGEHSTSRGGVDPRASLLLADRYFGNRLGLMANLVYDKVLTRNDYARNTSWRFLRDWDMSADKTVVSTNPALAAIGSKAGCDGLAAADKTACLAQWNDYSPSSPRYGIWTRDHKRSSAELTAQYEIAKDFTAFASYQDNKQDQRLNDRNYGTDLNDVNRLAASGKAPVYDANGLRATPGTCIPATTTGTPAGVTVANHYVTEYTVGDCRYVAGQGGQGAFYTSARDFSLNIRSKYYSTGFNFKRDRLEAEGLLGKSKSDYISQSNNVIMGMDAPGLKVALDNQGLPHFTFPAGYSPEDSSAYTQVQLQYRPEEAFNTEDQAKLDLKYRLDTPFFTKIWFGAQARKSTAKQYKGGGFLRDNGGDLAGAGDDVIVPTANVNQTLIYDPLWSGKPRADDPRSLLNISNATRYATAAQMAALVDAIRTRSPGTFFSGFNGVSNLPSGWIAPSYAAAAPFFDTSHFNHDYVQSATASDGKVYAQIPTYGAQERVRAAYGRLDFDTELFGYSINGNLGARYMHTRAVATGSSQNRVRVATPGGTNGYVDYIVSNSIASVASSYHDVLPSANAMAWLVPDVFLARVGWGKVLSRPRIDLLAPNATCTLNSGRNEFGGDGTDDCTAGNPDLKPFRATNTDLSLEYYPGPDTQVSVALFKKEISSYILEKQLVKQVDVFHDGSRWDVTQPVNGKGATTKGIEITARTAFTFLPGWLGGFGGDVNYTRMTYKYAPGTERLNVLDNTVLPYPGLSKNSYNVALWYDRGPVNARVAYNARDRYYTGGNDVSGNPNFQEKTGYLDAKFQYRYSDNITFSIEGKNLTDQEEITDAGDLFRVNELAFSGRRYYASVSLKF, from the coding sequence GTGACCGAGCATCCGAATACCCCCCAACGTCACTGCCGCCTGACCGCCTGCGCGTTCGCCGCGGCACTGCTGGCCGCGCAGGCCGCGCAGGCGCAGGACAGCGGGCAGGCTTCCACCCCAGCCGCCAGCAGCGCGGGCGCCAGCAATGCCGGCCGGCAGGCCGGCGGCGGCGACCAGGGCAGCGTCGTCATGGTGGTCGGCACGCGCAAGTCCGTCGCCTCGGCGATCGACCGCAAGATCCGCAATGCCACCGTGTCCGATTCGCTGGTGGCCGAGGACATCAACCAGTTCCCCGACAAGAACGTGGGCGAGGCGCTGTCGCGCATCACCGGCGTGCAGTTGTCGCGCTCCTTCGGCGAAGGCTCGCAGGTGGCCATCCGCGGCGTCGAGCCGGACCTGAACCGGGTCGAGATCAACGGCATGTCGGTGCTGGGCACCAGCGGCGGCGCCGGCCGCGGTGCCGAGCTGCGCGAACTGGCCTCCGAGCTGATCGCCTCGATCGACGTCTACAAGGGCACCACGGCCGACATGACCGAGGGAGGCGTGGGCGGCACGGTCGTCATCAAGACGCGCAAGCCGCTCGACTTCAAGAAGCCCACCGTCGCTACGACGATCTCGGGCGAGCATTCGACCAGCCGGGGCGGCGTCGATCCCCGTGCCAGCCTGCTGCTGGCCGACCGCTACTTCGGCAACCGCCTGGGCCTGATGGCCAACCTGGTGTACGACAAGGTGCTGACGCGGAACGACTACGCGCGCAATACGTCATGGCGCTTCCTGCGCGACTGGGACATGAGCGCGGACAAGACGGTCGTCAGTACGAATCCGGCGCTGGCCGCCATCGGCAGCAAGGCTGGCTGCGATGGCCTGGCGGCGGCCGACAAGACCGCCTGCCTGGCGCAGTGGAACGACTACTCGCCCAGCAGTCCGCGCTACGGCATCTGGACGCGCGACCACAAGCGCTCGTCGGCCGAACTGACGGCGCAGTACGAAATCGCCAAGGACTTCACGGCATTCGCCAGCTACCAGGACAACAAGCAGGACCAGCGCCTGAACGACCGCAACTACGGCACCGACCTGAATGACGTCAACCGCCTGGCTGCCAGCGGCAAGGCACCCGTGTACGACGCCAACGGCCTGCGCGCGACGCCCGGCACCTGCATCCCGGCGACCACCACCGGCACCCCGGCGGGCGTGACGGTGGCGAACCACTACGTGACCGAATACACCGTGGGCGACTGCCGCTACGTCGCGGGGCAGGGTGGCCAGGGCGCGTTCTATACGTCGGCGCGCGACTTCTCGCTCAACATCCGTTCCAAGTACTACTCGACGGGCTTCAATTTCAAGCGCGACCGGCTGGAAGCCGAAGGCCTGCTCGGCAAGTCGAAGTCCGACTACATCAGCCAGAGCAACAACGTCATCATGGGGATGGATGCGCCGGGCCTGAAGGTCGCGCTGGACAACCAGGGGCTGCCGCACTTCACATTCCCGGCGGGCTACTCACCGGAGGACAGCAGCGCCTACACGCAAGTGCAGCTGCAGTACCGGCCAGAGGAAGCGTTCAACACGGAAGACCAGGCCAAGCTGGACCTGAAGTACCGTCTCGACACGCCGTTCTTCACGAAGATCTGGTTCGGCGCGCAGGCCCGCAAGAGCACCGCCAAGCAGTACAAGGGCGGCGGCTTCCTGCGCGACAACGGCGGCGACCTGGCGGGCGCGGGCGACGACGTCATCGTCCCCACCGCCAACGTGAACCAGACGCTGATCTACGATCCGCTGTGGAGCGGCAAGCCACGCGCCGACGATCCCCGCTCGCTGCTCAATATCAGCAACGCGACGCGCTACGCGACGGCAGCGCAGATGGCGGCGCTGGTCGATGCCATCCGTACGCGCTCGCCAGGCACGTTCTTCAGCGGCTTCAATGGCGTGAGCAACCTGCCGTCGGGCTGGATCGCGCCGAGCTACGCGGCCGCGGCGCCGTTCTTCGACACGTCGCACTTCAATCACGACTACGTGCAAAGCGCCACCGCCAGCGACGGCAAGGTCTACGCACAGATCCCGACCTACGGTGCGCAAGAGCGGGTCCGTGCCGCCTATGGCCGGCTGGACTTCGACACGGAGCTGTTCGGCTACAGCATCAACGGCAATCTCGGGGCGCGCTACATGCACACGCGCGCCGTCGCCACGGGCTCCTCGCAGAACAGGGTGCGTGTCGCCACGCCTGGCGGCACCAATGGCTATGTCGATTACATCGTCTCGAACAGCATCGCCAGCGTTGCCAGTTCGTACCACGACGTGCTGCCCAGCGCGAACGCGATGGCGTGGCTGGTGCCGGACGTGTTCCTGGCGCGCGTCGGCTGGGGCAAGGTGCTGTCGCGGCCCCGCATCGACCTGCTGGCGCCGAACGCCACCTGCACCCTCAACAGCGGCCGCAATGAATTCGGCGGCGACGGTACCGACGACTGCACGGCCGGCAATCCGGACCTGAAGCCGTTCCGGGCCACGAACACGGACCTGTCGCTGGAATACTATCCGGGTCCGGACACGCAGGTCAGCGTGGCCTTGTTCAAGAAGGAGATTTCCAGCTACATCCTGGAGAAACAGCTGGTCAAGCAGGTCGACGTGTTCCACGACGGCAGCCGCTGGGACGTGACGCAGCCGGTCAACGGCAAGGGCGCCACGACCAAGGGCATCGAGATCACGGCGCGCACGGCCTTCACCTTCCTGCCTGGCTGGCTGGGCGGCTTCGGCGGCGATGTCAACTACACGCGCATGACGTACAAGTATGCGCCCGGTACCGAGCGCCTGAACGTGCTGGATAACACGGTGCTGCCGTATCCGGGCCTGTCGAAGAACAGCTACAACGTGGCGCTGTGGTACGACCGTGGCCCGGTCAACGCCCGCGTGGCCTACAACGCGCGCGACCGCTACTACACGGGTGGGAACGACGTGTCGGGCAATCCGAATTTCCAGGAAAAGACGGGCTACCTCGATGCCAAGTTCCAGTACCGCTACAGCGACAACATCACCTTCTCCATCGAGGGCAAGAACCTGACCGACCAGGAGGAGATCACCGACGCGGGCGACCTGTTCCGCGTCAACGAGCTGGCCTTCTCGGGACGCCGCTACTACGCGAGCGTATCCCTCAAATTCTAA
- a CDS encoding FGGY-family carbohydrate kinase: protein MSAVVVLDIGKTNAKLALIDDDGTLLAERRCPNAPLRDGPYPHHDTEGIWTWMLTTLAEFAGMAHVDAIVPVTHGATAALVDDAGLVLPVPDYEHEPAAALAEYLALRPSFAETRSPRLPAGLNLGRQLAWLAQAYPAAFDRARHILLYPQYWASRLCGVAAGEVTSLGCHTDLWDPQRQRYSTLVERMGWQPLLPPLRQAWDTLGTLLPTLAAQTGLPASCRIVCGIHDSNASLLRHLGGDPPAVLSTGTWVIAAAPGRALDGLREEADMLANTSALGQPVPCMRFMGGREFAELAGARPAAYPAAALQRIVCSGTYALPGFAGAGGPFAGRRGSIVGPAPVNDAERSALATLYVALMSDYCLDALGAGDDVVVEGSFTNNPCFAPLLAALRPGRRIAVTDDASGTTCGGWMLAHWGRVPPVQASVAQPLALEGLAAYRLAWLARLA, encoded by the coding sequence ATGAGCGCGGTTGTCGTACTCGATATCGGCAAGACCAACGCCAAGCTGGCGCTGATCGACGATGACGGCACCTTGCTGGCCGAACGGCGCTGCCCGAATGCGCCGCTGCGCGATGGGCCTTATCCGCACCACGACACGGAAGGCATCTGGACCTGGATGCTGACGACGCTGGCTGAATTCGCCGGCATGGCGCACGTCGATGCGATCGTGCCCGTCACGCATGGCGCGACGGCGGCGCTGGTGGACGATGCCGGCCTGGTGCTGCCCGTGCCCGACTACGAGCACGAGCCGGCCGCCGCGCTGGCGGAGTACCTGGCGCTGCGGCCCTCCTTCGCGGAAACGCGCTCGCCGCGCCTGCCGGCGGGCCTGAACCTGGGCCGGCAGCTGGCATGGCTGGCGCAGGCGTACCCGGCCGCCTTCGATCGCGCGCGCCACATCCTGCTGTATCCGCAGTACTGGGCGTCGCGGCTGTGCGGCGTGGCCGCCGGCGAGGTCACGTCGCTGGGCTGCCATACGGATTTATGGGACCCGCAGCGTCAACGTTACTCGACGCTGGTCGAGCGCATGGGCTGGCAGCCTTTGCTGCCGCCGCTGCGCCAAGCCTGGGACACGCTCGGCACGCTCCTGCCGACGCTGGCCGCCCAGACCGGGCTGCCGGCCTCGTGCCGCATCGTGTGCGGCATCCATGACAGCAATGCCTCGCTGCTGCGGCACCTGGGCGGCGATCCACCGGCTGTGCTGTCCACCGGCACCTGGGTCATCGCGGCGGCGCCCGGCCGGGCGCTGGACGGCCTGCGCGAGGAGGCCGACATGCTGGCCAATACCAGCGCGCTGGGCCAGCCGGTGCCGTGCATGCGCTTCATGGGCGGGCGCGAGTTCGCCGAGCTGGCCGGAGCGCGGCCCGCTGCCTATCCTGCCGCCGCTCTGCAGCGCATCGTCTGCAGCGGCACCTACGCCCTGCCCGGCTTCGCCGGCGCGGGCGGGCCGTTCGCCGGGCGCCGCGGCAGCATCGTCGGCCCGGCGCCCGTCAATGACGCCGAACGCAGCGCGCTGGCCACGCTGTACGTCGCCTTGATGAGCGACTACTGCCTCGATGCGCTGGGCGCCGGCGACGATGTCGTGGTCGAGGGCAGCTTCACCAACAATCCCTGTTTCGCGCCGCTGCTGGCGGCGCTGCGGCCGGGGCGGCGCATCGCCGTGACGGACGATGCCAGCGGCACGACCTGCGGCGGCTGGATGCTGGCGCATTGGGGTCGCGTGCCTCCGGTGCAAGCAAGCGTCGCGCAACCGCTTGCACTGGAAGGACTGGCTGCTTATCGGCTGGCCTGGCTGGCGCGCCTGGCATAA
- a CDS encoding ABC transporter permease: protein MNSADMTATPTSRYTIHDRPGFRLSALLGKWETLLALLFVVAFLVNGILVPNFLDPYNLADGTFNFSEKALIALPMALLIICREIDISVSGILALSSVAIGLAHTHGVPPALLLPVALAMGTACGLLNGVLVTRFALPSIVVTIGTVSLFRGLASVVLGDQAFTGYPQLMADWGQGYFFDVIPREFVVLLLFAALFAVVLHATRWGRRIYAIGNNPVAARFAGIEVNRYRLVLFMLTGAMAGLAAWLLTGRIGSTRPNIAMGWELEVITMVILGGVSIAGGAGTIGGVLLAVLTLGTVTYGLSLANVPGIYMTIVVGLLLLVTIALPRLLHGRRVAK from the coding sequence ATGAACAGCGCCGACATGACCGCCACCCCTACCTCGCGCTACACGATCCACGACCGTCCCGGCTTCCGGCTGAGCGCCCTGCTGGGCAAATGGGAAACCTTGCTGGCGCTGCTGTTCGTTGTCGCCTTCCTGGTCAACGGCATCCTGGTGCCGAACTTCCTCGATCCGTACAACCTGGCCGACGGCACGTTCAATTTCAGCGAGAAGGCGCTGATCGCGCTGCCGATGGCGCTGTTGATCATCTGCCGCGAGATCGACATCTCCGTTTCGGGCATCCTGGCGCTGTCTTCGGTGGCCATCGGCCTGGCCCACACGCATGGCGTGCCGCCGGCGCTGCTGCTGCCGGTCGCGCTGGCGATGGGTACCGCGTGCGGGCTGCTGAACGGCGTGCTGGTGACGCGCTTCGCGCTGCCGTCGATCGTCGTCACCATCGGCACTGTCTCGCTGTTCCGCGGGCTGGCGAGCGTGGTCCTGGGCGACCAGGCGTTCACTGGCTACCCGCAGCTGATGGCCGATTGGGGCCAAGGCTACTTCTTCGACGTGATTCCGCGCGAGTTCGTCGTGCTGCTGCTGTTCGCTGCGCTGTTCGCCGTGGTGCTGCACGCAACACGTTGGGGCCGCCGCATCTACGCCATCGGCAACAACCCGGTGGCGGCGCGCTTTGCCGGCATCGAAGTGAACCGCTACCGCCTGGTGCTGTTCATGCTGACGGGTGCCATGGCGGGCCTGGCGGCCTGGCTGCTGACGGGCCGCATCGGCAGCACCCGGCCGAACATCGCGATGGGCTGGGAACTGGAAGTGATCACGATGGTGATCCTGGGCGGCGTCAGCATCGCCGGTGGCGCCGGCACCATCGGCGGCGTCCTGCTGGCGGTGCTGACCCTGGGCACCGTCACGTATGGCCTGTCGCTGGCGAACGTGCCGGGCATCTACATGACGATCGTGGTCGGCCTGCTGCTGCTCGTCACGATCGCGCTGCCACGCCTGCTGCACGGCCGCCGGGTGGCCAAATGA
- a CDS encoding ABC transporter permease, translating into MNILKRRETLLACSIVVLVLLVGLRAPVFVSPASLANLLTDSTLLVMLALTQMLVIVTRGVDLSVASNLALSGMMAALLASRYPALPLAGIMLAAAAIGLALGLVNGWLIGWLELPPIVVTLGTMSVYRGLVFVLSGGAWVSSHQMPQHFIAFPLTRLLGITHLVWFAAAVVLAAWFVTRHSRFGRDLYAIGNAPSCARYVGIPMARRLLWAYGLSGLMAGLCGYLWVARYAVAYTEIAYGFEFTVIAACVIGGISIAGGTGTVLGAVLGALFLAVIGNALPVVQVSPFWQSALTGIVILAAVLINARDGKHAGRQILPLHRPARSAA; encoded by the coding sequence ATGAATATCCTGAAACGCAGGGAGACGCTGCTGGCGTGCTCCATCGTCGTGCTGGTACTGCTGGTGGGCCTGCGCGCGCCGGTATTCGTCAGCCCCGCCAGCCTGGCCAACCTGCTGACCGACAGCACGCTGCTGGTCATGCTGGCGCTGACGCAGATGCTGGTCATCGTCACCCGCGGCGTCGACCTGTCCGTCGCGTCGAACCTGGCCCTGTCGGGCATGATGGCCGCGCTGCTGGCATCGCGTTATCCCGCGCTGCCGCTGGCCGGCATCATGCTGGCGGCCGCCGCCATCGGCCTGGCGCTGGGCCTCGTCAACGGTTGGCTGATCGGCTGGCTGGAATTGCCGCCGATCGTCGTCACCCTCGGCACGATGAGCGTCTACCGCGGGCTGGTGTTCGTGCTGTCTGGCGGCGCCTGGGTGTCTTCGCACCAGATGCCGCAGCACTTCATCGCCTTCCCGCTCACGCGGCTGCTGGGCATCACGCACCTCGTGTGGTTCGCCGCCGCCGTCGTGCTGGCGGCATGGTTCGTCACACGTCACAGCCGCTTCGGGCGCGACCTGTACGCCATCGGCAACGCGCCTTCGTGCGCGCGCTACGTGGGCATCCCGATGGCGCGCCGGCTGCTGTGGGCCTATGGCCTGTCCGGCCTGATGGCGGGCTTGTGCGGCTACCTGTGGGTGGCGCGCTACGCCGTCGCCTACACCGAGATCGCCTATGGCTTCGAATTCACCGTGATTGCCGCCTGCGTCATCGGCGGCATCAGCATCGCCGGCGGCACCGGCACCGTGCTGGGTGCGGTGCTGGGCGCCCTGTTCCTGGCCGTGATCGGCAACGCGCTGCCCGTGGTGCAGGTGTCGCCGTTCTGGCAAAGCGCGCTGACCGGCATCGTCATCCTGGCCGCCGTCCTGATCAACGCCCGCGACGGCAAGCATGCCGGCCGCCAGATCCTGCCGCTGCATCGACCCGCACGGAGCGCCGCATGA
- a CDS encoding sugar ABC transporter ATP-binding protein, which yields MTATSPEATPVLQLAGVSKRFAGIVALNKVALSVSAGEVLALIGENGAGKSTLVKTLTGIYQPDEGTITLGGQPVSFANAQEAMAAGITAVHQESVMFDELTVAENIWVGRQPLRGGRIDWARIEREAEQLFARLEVSLPVRARVKDLSVAQRHFVEIARALSQHARVVILDEPTAALSQREIVELYRIVRQLRAAGTAIIFISHKFDEIFAVADRYTVLRDGQYVAAGRIADVTEAELVALMVGRAVQQAYPKAQVTPGDVLLEVRDFCHPTEFDGVSFQLRQGEILGFYGLVGAGRSEVMQALFGLTPLARGTVTLASQPVRIGCAADAIALGIAYVPEDRQHQGAHLTMPILHNITLPILDRIGFFLRGRRAREIALARHYSEQLELKASHLCQHVAELSGGNQQKVVLGKWLATDPKVIILDEPTKGIDIGSKAAVHRFIGQLVGQGLAVILVSSELPEVLGLADRIVVMHQGRVQREFARFDATPENVVAAASGCEPHAREAA from the coding sequence ATGACGGCCACTTCTCCAGAGGCGACGCCGGTGCTGCAGCTGGCCGGCGTCAGCAAGCGCTTCGCCGGCATCGTCGCGCTCAACAAGGTAGCGCTATCGGTGAGCGCCGGCGAGGTGCTGGCGCTGATCGGCGAGAACGGCGCCGGCAAGTCCACGCTGGTCAAGACGCTGACGGGCATCTACCAGCCGGACGAAGGCACCATCACGCTGGGCGGCCAGCCGGTATCGTTCGCCAACGCGCAGGAAGCGATGGCGGCCGGCATCACGGCCGTGCACCAGGAAAGCGTGATGTTCGACGAGCTGACGGTGGCCGAGAACATCTGGGTCGGCCGCCAGCCGCTGCGCGGCGGGCGCATCGACTGGGCCCGCATCGAGCGCGAGGCCGAGCAGCTGTTCGCGCGGCTGGAGGTAAGCTTGCCGGTGCGCGCCAGGGTCAAGGACCTGTCGGTGGCGCAGCGCCACTTCGTCGAGATCGCGCGGGCGCTGTCGCAACACGCGCGCGTCGTCATCCTGGACGAGCCCACGGCCGCGCTGTCGCAGCGCGAGATCGTCGAGCTGTACCGCATCGTGCGCCAGCTCCGTGCGGCCGGCACGGCCATCATCTTCATCAGCCACAAGTTCGACGAGATCTTCGCCGTGGCCGACCGCTACACCGTGCTGCGCGACGGCCAGTACGTCGCGGCCGGTCGCATCGCCGACGTGACGGAGGCCGAGCTGGTGGCGCTGATGGTGGGCCGCGCGGTGCAGCAGGCCTACCCGAAGGCGCAGGTCACGCCGGGTGACGTGCTGCTGGAAGTGCGCGACTTTTGCCACCCGACCGAGTTCGATGGCGTCAGCTTCCAGCTGCGCCAGGGCGAAATCCTGGGTTTCTATGGCCTGGTGGGCGCGGGCCGCTCGGAAGTGATGCAGGCGCTGTTCGGCCTGACGCCGCTGGCGCGCGGCACGGTCACCTTGGCGAGCCAGCCGGTACGCATCGGCTGCGCGGCCGACGCCATCGCGCTCGGCATCGCCTACGTGCCGGAGGATCGCCAGCACCAGGGCGCGCACCTGACGATGCCGATCCTGCACAACATCACCCTGCCGATCCTGGACCGCATAGGCTTCTTCCTGCGCGGGCGCCGCGCCCGCGAGATTGCGCTGGCGCGGCACTACAGCGAACAGCTGGAACTGAAGGCCAGCCACCTGTGCCAGCACGTGGCCGAGCTGTCCGGCGGCAACCAGCAGAAGGTCGTGCTGGGCAAGTGGCTGGCGACCGATCCCAAGGTGATCATCCTGGACGAGCCGACCAAGGGCATCGACATCGGCTCCAAGGCGGCCGTGCACCGCTTCATCGGCCAGCTGGTCGGCCAGGGACTGGCCGTGATCCTCGTGTCGTCCGAACTGCCTGAGGTGCTGGGACTGGCCGACCGCATCGTCGTGATGCACCAGGGCCGGGTGCAGCGCGAGTTCGCGCGTTTCGACGCCACGCCTGAGAACGTCGTCGCCGCCGCTTCGGGCTGCGAACCGCACGCCAGGGAGGCCGCATGA
- the rhaS gene encoding rhamnose ABC transporter substrate-binding protein, with protein MACGDKPVAKTGEKVRIAMVVKSLGNGFFDAAHTGANEAAAQLKDVEIIYTGPTTPSAEGQIEIVNSLISQKVDAIVISANDPNALVPIAKKAMQRGIKVVSFDSGLAPEGRLMQLNPSSAQLIGRKQLEMARDAIGGGGEIAILSASAQATNQNLWIAVMKSELARPEFAQLKLVATVYGDDQSDKSYREALGLLRSHPNLKAIIAPTTVGINAAGKAVVDEKLVGKVYVTGLGLPSEMAGHVKSGAVKAFAIWNPIDLGYAATYAAYDFVKGHPDAKAGGKVDAGRMGSIAIDAKGEAAMAEPFLYNAANVDQFAKIF; from the coding sequence ATGGCCTGCGGCGACAAGCCGGTCGCGAAAACCGGTGAGAAAGTGCGCATCGCCATGGTCGTCAAGAGCCTCGGCAACGGCTTCTTCGACGCCGCCCACACGGGCGCGAACGAAGCCGCGGCCCAGCTGAAGGACGTCGAGATCATCTATACCGGCCCCACCACGCCCAGCGCGGAAGGCCAGATCGAGATCGTCAATTCGCTGATCAGCCAGAAGGTCGATGCCATCGTCATTTCCGCCAACGATCCGAACGCCCTCGTGCCGATCGCGAAGAAAGCCATGCAGCGCGGGATCAAGGTCGTCTCCTTCGACAGCGGCCTGGCGCCGGAAGGCCGGCTGATGCAGCTGAACCCGTCCAGCGCGCAGCTGATCGGCCGCAAGCAGCTGGAGATGGCGCGCGACGCGATCGGCGGCGGCGGCGAGATCGCCATCCTGTCCGCCTCGGCCCAGGCCACCAACCAGAACCTGTGGATCGCCGTGATGAAGAGCGAGCTGGCCCGGCCCGAGTTCGCGCAACTGAAGCTGGTCGCCACCGTCTACGGCGACGACCAGTCCGACAAGAGCTACCGCGAGGCGCTCGGCCTGCTGCGCAGCCACCCGAACCTGAAGGCCATCATCGCGCCGACCACGGTCGGCATCAACGCGGCCGGCAAGGCAGTCGTCGACGAGAAGCTGGTCGGCAAGGTCTACGTCACGGGCCTGGGACTGCCATCCGAGATGGCGGGCCACGTCAAGAGCGGCGCCGTCAAGGCGTTCGCGATCTGGAACCCGATCGACCTGGGTTATGCCGCCACCTATGCGGCCTACGACTTCGTCAAGGGCCATCCGGACGCGAAAGCGGGCGGCAAGGTGGACGCGGGCCGCATGGGCAGCATCGCCATCGACGCCAAGGGCGAGGCCGCGATGGCCGAACCGTTCCTCTACAACGCGGCCAACGTCGACCAGTTCGCGAAGATCTTCTGA
- a CDS encoding DeoR/GlpR family DNA-binding transcription regulator, whose product MLKLLAEHQSASVPQLVEWLSASPATVRRDIAWLAARNLLTRTRGGAANLAQKKRNFTLASETFDHNIQCFAERKRAIARYAAGMCDEGETIVINGGTTTFMMAEFLVDKHLKILTNSFLMAERLLVSSENEIILPGGKVYREQNVILSPFDNDITQHHYAAKMFMSVYGLSLLGLMEADPLLIQAEKRLIGQAEELIVLADSSKFAKKAGLILCGLDRVSTVITDTNASDGAVQLLEQSGVKVVTVAPEAVPAPQPPLAFPYGFEFQAQGMFQAEVSH is encoded by the coding sequence TTGCTGAAACTGCTCGCCGAACACCAGAGCGCCAGCGTGCCCCAGCTGGTCGAATGGCTCAGCGCTTCCCCCGCAACCGTGCGCCGCGACATCGCCTGGCTGGCCGCGCGCAACCTGTTGACCCGCACCCGCGGCGGCGCCGCCAACCTGGCCCAGAAGAAGCGCAACTTCACGCTGGCGAGCGAGACGTTCGATCACAATATCCAGTGCTTCGCCGAGCGTAAGCGGGCCATCGCGCGCTACGCCGCCGGCATGTGCGACGAGGGCGAGACGATCGTCATCAACGGCGGCACGACCACCTTCATGATGGCCGAGTTCCTGGTCGATAAGCACCTGAAGATCCTGACCAACTCCTTCCTGATGGCCGAGCGCCTGCTGGTCTCCAGCGAGAACGAGATCATCCTCCCCGGCGGCAAGGTGTACCGCGAGCAGAACGTGATCCTGTCCCCGTTCGACAACGACATCACGCAGCACCACTACGCGGCCAAGATGTTCATGAGTGTGTACGGCCTGTCGCTGCTTGGCTTGATGGAAGCCGACCCGCTGCTGATCCAGGCCGAGAAGCGCCTGATCGGCCAGGCCGAGGAGTTGATCGTGCTGGCCGACAGCTCCAAGTTCGCCAAGAAGGCGGGCCTGATCCTGTGCGGGCTCGATCGCGTCTCGACCGTGATCACCGATACCAATGCGTCCGATGGCGCCGTGCAGTTGCTGGAGCAGTCCGGCGTCAAGGTCGTCACCGTGGCGCCCGAGGCGGTGCCGGCGCCGCAGCCGCCGCTGGCGTTCCCATATGGCTTCGAGTTCCAGGCCCAAGGCATGTTCCAGGCGGAGGTCTCGCATTGA